The proteins below are encoded in one region of Syngnathus acus chromosome 2, fSynAcu1.2, whole genome shotgun sequence:
- the arl13b gene encoding ADP-ribosylation factor-like protein 13B isoform X2 yields the protein MFSLMANCCNWLKRWREPARKVTLVMVGLDNAGKTATVRGIQGDNPQDVAPTVGFSKVDLKQGKFEVTIFDLGGGKRIRGIWKNYYSESHGVVFVVDSSDVQRIQETRETMAEVLQHPRIAGKPVLVLANKQDQEGALAEADIIENLSLEKLVNENKCLCQIEPCSAVLGYGKKVDKSIKRGLGWLLNNIAKDYETITERVQKDTAEQRAQEEQDKKERAERVRRIREERERQEREEAELEGKQICQDQPDEENMADPFLPIENVICESGDKADNKRRRLQESPKAAADYEEEDRQETDNARQTPDDSSSSTVTEQSKKKGRKFHLKRKHRVDPLNSTEEGQGERATPPPLPVGWASPKVSRLPKLEPLRDSKASEFYKKPLPPVANKPQPNSDTCDVVF from the exons ATGTTTAGCCTCATGGCGAATTGCTGTAACTGGCTGAAACGTTGGCGAGAGCCCGCAAG AAAAGTGACTCTGGTGATGGTCGGACTGGACAACGCAGGAAAGACCGCCACAGTCCGAGGAATCCAAGGAG aCAATCCCCAGGATGTCGCTCCCACCGTAGGGTTTTCCAAGGTGGACTTGAAGCAGGGGAAGTTTGAGGTCACCATCTTCGACCTGGGCGGCGGGAAGAGGATCCGCGGCATATGGAAGAATTACTACTCAGAGTCGCACGGCGTGGTCTTTGTGGTGGACTCCAGCGATGTGCAGCGGATTCAGGAGACGCGTGAGACCATGGCGGAGGTTCTGCAGCACCCGCGCATCGCTGGGAAACCTGTGCTTGT ACTTGCCAACAAACAGGATCAGGAAGGCGCGCTGGCGGAAGCAGACATCATCGAGAACCTGTCCTTAGAGAAGCTTGTCAACGAGAACAAGTGTCTCTGTCAGATT GAGCCGTGCTCTGCCGTGCTGGGTTACGGCAAGAAGGTTGACAAATCCATCAAAAGGGGTTTGGGCTGGCTGCTCAACAACATTGCCAAAGATTACGAGACCATTACCGAGCGTGTGCAGAAAGACACAGCGGAGCAACGAGCTCAGGAAGAGCAGGATAAGAAAGAAAGGGCAGAACGAGTGCGGCGGATAAGAGAAGAGAG AGAGCGGCAAGAGAGGGAGGAGGCAGAACTGGAGGGCAAGCAGATCTGCCAAGACCAACCCGATGAAGAAAACATGGCCGACCCATTCCTGCCtattgaaaatgtcatttgcgAG AGCGGCGATAAAGCAGATAATAAGAGGCGGCGGCTACAGGAGAGTCCGAAGGCGGCCGCCGACTACGAGGAAGAGGATCGCCAAGAGACGGACAATGCCAGACAAACTCCCGATGATTCCAGCTCAA GCACAGTCACTGAgcaaagcaagaaaaagggGAGAAAATTTCACCTGAAGAGGAAGCACCGCGTGGACCCACTCAATTCCACCGAGGAGGGGCAAGGAGAGCGAGCCACACCTCCACCACTTCCAG ttGGATGGGCGTCACCTAAAGTTTCTAGGCTGCCCA
- the arl13b gene encoding ADP-ribosylation factor-like protein 13B isoform X4: MFSLMANCCNWLKRWREPARKVTLVMVGLDNAGKTATVRGIQGDNPQDVAPTVGFSKVDLKQGKFEVTIFDLGGGKRIRGIWKNYYSESHGVVFVVDSSDVQRIQETRETMAEVLQHPRIAGKPVLVLANKQDQEGALAEADIIENLSLEKLVNENKCLCQIEPCSAVLGYGKKVDKSIKRGLGWLLNNIAKDYETITERVQKDTAEQRAQEEQDKKERAERVRRIREERERQEREEAELEGKQICQDQPDEENMADPFLPIENVICESGDKADNKRRRLQESPKAAADYEEEDRQETDNARQTPDDSSSSTVTEQSKKKGRKFHLKRKHRVDPLNSTEEGQGERATPPPLPVGWASPKVSRLPKLEPLRDSKASVSGV; the protein is encoded by the exons ATGTTTAGCCTCATGGCGAATTGCTGTAACTGGCTGAAACGTTGGCGAGAGCCCGCAAG AAAAGTGACTCTGGTGATGGTCGGACTGGACAACGCAGGAAAGACCGCCACAGTCCGAGGAATCCAAGGAG aCAATCCCCAGGATGTCGCTCCCACCGTAGGGTTTTCCAAGGTGGACTTGAAGCAGGGGAAGTTTGAGGTCACCATCTTCGACCTGGGCGGCGGGAAGAGGATCCGCGGCATATGGAAGAATTACTACTCAGAGTCGCACGGCGTGGTCTTTGTGGTGGACTCCAGCGATGTGCAGCGGATTCAGGAGACGCGTGAGACCATGGCGGAGGTTCTGCAGCACCCGCGCATCGCTGGGAAACCTGTGCTTGT ACTTGCCAACAAACAGGATCAGGAAGGCGCGCTGGCGGAAGCAGACATCATCGAGAACCTGTCCTTAGAGAAGCTTGTCAACGAGAACAAGTGTCTCTGTCAGATT GAGCCGTGCTCTGCCGTGCTGGGTTACGGCAAGAAGGTTGACAAATCCATCAAAAGGGGTTTGGGCTGGCTGCTCAACAACATTGCCAAAGATTACGAGACCATTACCGAGCGTGTGCAGAAAGACACAGCGGAGCAACGAGCTCAGGAAGAGCAGGATAAGAAAGAAAGGGCAGAACGAGTGCGGCGGATAAGAGAAGAGAG AGAGCGGCAAGAGAGGGAGGAGGCAGAACTGGAGGGCAAGCAGATCTGCCAAGACCAACCCGATGAAGAAAACATGGCCGACCCATTCCTGCCtattgaaaatgtcatttgcgAG AGCGGCGATAAAGCAGATAATAAGAGGCGGCGGCTACAGGAGAGTCCGAAGGCGGCCGCCGACTACGAGGAAGAGGATCGCCAAGAGACGGACAATGCCAGACAAACTCCCGATGATTCCAGCTCAA GCACAGTCACTGAgcaaagcaagaaaaagggGAGAAAATTTCACCTGAAGAGGAAGCACCGCGTGGACCCACTCAATTCCACCGAGGAGGGGCAAGGAGAGCGAGCCACACCTCCACCACTTCCAG ttGGATGGGCGTCACCTAAAGTTTCTAGGCTGCCCA
- the arl13b gene encoding ADP-ribosylation factor-like protein 13B isoform X6: MFSLMANCCNWLKRWREPARKVTLVMVGLDNAGKTATVRGIQGDNPQDVAPTVGFSKVDLKQGKFEVTIFDLGGGKRIRGIWKNYYSESHGVVFVVDSSDVQRIQETRETMAEVLQHPRIAGKPVLVLANKQDQEGALAEADIIENLSLEKLVNENKCLCQIEPCSAVLGYGKKVDKSIKRGLGWLLNNIAKDYETITERVQKDTAEQRAQEEQDKKERAERVRRIREERERQEREEAELEGKQICQDQPDEENMADPFLPIENVICESGDKADNKRRRLQESPKAAADYEEEDRQETDNARQTPDDSSSSTVTEQSKKKGRKFHLKRKHRVDPLNSTEEGQGERATPPPLPG, encoded by the exons ATGTTTAGCCTCATGGCGAATTGCTGTAACTGGCTGAAACGTTGGCGAGAGCCCGCAAG AAAAGTGACTCTGGTGATGGTCGGACTGGACAACGCAGGAAAGACCGCCACAGTCCGAGGAATCCAAGGAG aCAATCCCCAGGATGTCGCTCCCACCGTAGGGTTTTCCAAGGTGGACTTGAAGCAGGGGAAGTTTGAGGTCACCATCTTCGACCTGGGCGGCGGGAAGAGGATCCGCGGCATATGGAAGAATTACTACTCAGAGTCGCACGGCGTGGTCTTTGTGGTGGACTCCAGCGATGTGCAGCGGATTCAGGAGACGCGTGAGACCATGGCGGAGGTTCTGCAGCACCCGCGCATCGCTGGGAAACCTGTGCTTGT ACTTGCCAACAAACAGGATCAGGAAGGCGCGCTGGCGGAAGCAGACATCATCGAGAACCTGTCCTTAGAGAAGCTTGTCAACGAGAACAAGTGTCTCTGTCAGATT GAGCCGTGCTCTGCCGTGCTGGGTTACGGCAAGAAGGTTGACAAATCCATCAAAAGGGGTTTGGGCTGGCTGCTCAACAACATTGCCAAAGATTACGAGACCATTACCGAGCGTGTGCAGAAAGACACAGCGGAGCAACGAGCTCAGGAAGAGCAGGATAAGAAAGAAAGGGCAGAACGAGTGCGGCGGATAAGAGAAGAGAG AGAGCGGCAAGAGAGGGAGGAGGCAGAACTGGAGGGCAAGCAGATCTGCCAAGACCAACCCGATGAAGAAAACATGGCCGACCCATTCCTGCCtattgaaaatgtcatttgcgAG AGCGGCGATAAAGCAGATAATAAGAGGCGGCGGCTACAGGAGAGTCCGAAGGCGGCCGCCGACTACGAGGAAGAGGATCGCCAAGAGACGGACAATGCCAGACAAACTCCCGATGATTCCAGCTCAA GCACAGTCACTGAgcaaagcaagaaaaagggGAGAAAATTTCACCTGAAGAGGAAGCACCGCGTGGACCCACTCAATTCCACCGAGGAGGGGCAAGGAGAGCGAGCCACACCTCCACCACTTCCAGGTTAG
- the arl13b gene encoding ADP-ribosylation factor-like protein 13B isoform X5 produces the protein MFSLMANCCNWLKRWREPARKVTLVMVGLDNAGKTATVRGIQGDNPQDVAPTVGFSKVDLKQGKFEVTIFDLGGGKRIRGIWKNYYSESHGVVFVVDSSDVQRIQETRETMAEVLQHPRIAGKPVLVLANKQDQEGALAEADIIENLSLEKLVNENKCLCQIEPCSAVLGYGKKVDKSIKRGLGWLLNNIAKDYETITERVQKDTAEQRAQEEQDKKERAERVRRIREERERQEREEAELEGKQICQDQPDEENMADPFLPIENVICESGDKADNKRRRLQESPKAAADYEEEDRQETDNARQTPDDSSSSTVTEQSKKKGRKFHLKRKHRVDPLNSTEEGQGERATPPPLPVSGV, from the exons ATGTTTAGCCTCATGGCGAATTGCTGTAACTGGCTGAAACGTTGGCGAGAGCCCGCAAG AAAAGTGACTCTGGTGATGGTCGGACTGGACAACGCAGGAAAGACCGCCACAGTCCGAGGAATCCAAGGAG aCAATCCCCAGGATGTCGCTCCCACCGTAGGGTTTTCCAAGGTGGACTTGAAGCAGGGGAAGTTTGAGGTCACCATCTTCGACCTGGGCGGCGGGAAGAGGATCCGCGGCATATGGAAGAATTACTACTCAGAGTCGCACGGCGTGGTCTTTGTGGTGGACTCCAGCGATGTGCAGCGGATTCAGGAGACGCGTGAGACCATGGCGGAGGTTCTGCAGCACCCGCGCATCGCTGGGAAACCTGTGCTTGT ACTTGCCAACAAACAGGATCAGGAAGGCGCGCTGGCGGAAGCAGACATCATCGAGAACCTGTCCTTAGAGAAGCTTGTCAACGAGAACAAGTGTCTCTGTCAGATT GAGCCGTGCTCTGCCGTGCTGGGTTACGGCAAGAAGGTTGACAAATCCATCAAAAGGGGTTTGGGCTGGCTGCTCAACAACATTGCCAAAGATTACGAGACCATTACCGAGCGTGTGCAGAAAGACACAGCGGAGCAACGAGCTCAGGAAGAGCAGGATAAGAAAGAAAGGGCAGAACGAGTGCGGCGGATAAGAGAAGAGAG AGAGCGGCAAGAGAGGGAGGAGGCAGAACTGGAGGGCAAGCAGATCTGCCAAGACCAACCCGATGAAGAAAACATGGCCGACCCATTCCTGCCtattgaaaatgtcatttgcgAG AGCGGCGATAAAGCAGATAATAAGAGGCGGCGGCTACAGGAGAGTCCGAAGGCGGCCGCCGACTACGAGGAAGAGGATCGCCAAGAGACGGACAATGCCAGACAAACTCCCGATGATTCCAGCTCAA GCACAGTCACTGAgcaaagcaagaaaaagggGAGAAAATTTCACCTGAAGAGGAAGCACCGCGTGGACCCACTCAATTCCACCGAGGAGGGGCAAGGAGAGCGAGCCACACCTCCACCACTTCCAG
- the LOC119119707 gene encoding cystathionine beta-synthase-like — MPSVPMSKEIPVKSSICPHAAKLAHQNNGEVKQREGTVSLNSLDGAPALGEPSAQRKWIRPDLPSRCTWRLGVSETESPHPQIKRTPTPRILPNILHRIGDTPMVRLNKIPKAFGLKCEILAKCEFFNAGGSVKDRISLRMVEDAERAGVLKPGDTIIEPTSGNTGIGLALAAAVKGYRCIIVMPEKMSMEKVDVLRALGAEIVRTPTSARFDSPESHVGVAWRLKNEIPNSHILDQYRNPSNPLAHYDTTAEEILEQCDGQIDMLVAGAGTGGTITGIARKLKDSCPDIKIVGVDPVGSCLAEPEELNKTDKTQYEVEGIGYDFIPTVLDRSVIDTWYKSNDEESFNMSRMLIRDEGLLCGGSSGTAMAAAVNVAQELKEGQRCVVILPDSVRNYMSKFLSDKWMVQKGFLSEKELMVKNPWWWNLNVQNLNLCAPLTVLPTVSCQRTIQILKEKGFDQAPVVDESGVILGMVTLGNMLASILAGKIKLSDPVNKVLYKQFKQIRLLDNLGKLSRILEIDHFALVVHEQIQYLTDGSPSLKQMVFGVVTAVDLLNFVTGRQRRERSFSDSTDEM, encoded by the exons ATGCCATCAGTACCCATGTCCAAAGAGATCCCTGTCAAAAGCTCCATCTGCCCCCACGCTGCCAAGCTAGCTCACCAAAACAACGGTGAAGTCAAACAGCGTGAGGGTACGGTGTCGCTTAACAGCCTTGACGGTGCTCCTGCATTGGGGGAGCCGAGCGCTCAGAGGAAATGGATCCGTCCGGACCTGCCGAGCCGCTGCACGTGGAGGTTGGGGGTCTCGGAGACGGAATCCCCTCATCCTCAAATCAAACG AACGCCCACGCCGAGAATTCTTCCCAATATTTTGCACCGAATCGGTGACACTCCTATGGTGCGGCTCAACAAAATCCCAAAAGCTTTTGGactcaaatgtgaaattt TGGCCAAGTGTGAGTTCTTCAACGCCGGCGGCAGCGTCAAAGACAGAATCAGTCTGCGAATGGTGGAGGACGCCGAGAGAGCGGGGGTCCTCAAACCGGGAGACACCATTATCGAGCCCACCTCTGGCAACACCG GTATCGGATTGGCTCTGGCCGCGGCTGTGAAAGGCTACCGCTGCATCATCGTCATGCCGGAGAAAATGAGCATGGAGAAG GTGGATGTCCTGAGAGCGCTTGGAGCCGAGATCGTCCGCACGCCTACCAGCGCTCGCTTTGACTCCCCCGAATCCCACGTGGGGGTTGCCTGGCGCCTGAAGAACGAAATCCCCAATTCCCACATCCTGGATCAGTACCGCAACCCGAGCAACCCTCTGGCTCACTACGACACCACGGCGGAAGAAATCCTGGAGCAGTGCGACG GTCAAATAGACATGCTGGTGGCCGGAGCCGGCACTGGAGGAACCATTACAGGCATAGCCCGGAAACTCAAGGATTCTTGCCCCGACATCAAG ATTGTTGGTGTCGACCCAGTCGGCTCTTGCCTCGCAGAGCCGGAAGAACTGAACAAGACGGATAAGACCCAGTACGAGGTGGAGGGCATCGGCTATGACTTTATTCCGACAGTCCTGGATAGATCG GTTATTGATACCTGGTACAAGTCCAATGACGAGGAGTCCTTCAATATGTCTCGAATGTTGATCAGGGATGAGGGCTTGCTGTGCG GGGGGAGCTCCGGCACCGCCATGGCAGCTGCCGTCAATGTTGCCCAAGAGTTGAAAGAAGGACAACGCTGCGTGGTCATCCTTCCGGACTCCGTCCGAAATTACAT GTCCAAATTCCTGAGTGACAAATGGATGGTGCAGAAGGGCTTCTTGAGCGAGAAGGAGCTGATGGTGAAAAATCCTTG GTGGTGGAACCTAAACGTGCAAAATTTGAACCTGTGCGCACCTCTCACCGTCTTGCCGACTGTCAGCTGCCAGAGGACCATCCAGATCCTCAAAGAGAAGGGCTTTGACCAGGCCCCAGTTGTGGATGAGTCggg GGTCATCCTGGGCATGGTGACTTTGGGGAACATGCTGGCTTCTATTCTTGCGGGGAAGATCAAGCTGTCGGACCCGGTTAACAAAGTGCTCTACAAGCAGTTCAAACAG ATCCGCCTGTTGGATAACTTGGGAAAGTTGTCCCGAATTCTGGAAATAGATCACTTTGCCTTGGTGGTTCATGAGCAGATCCAGT ACTTGACAGACGGCTCTCCCAGTTTAAAGCAGATGGTCTTTGGGGTGGTAACCGCTGTCGACTTGCTCAACTTCGTCACAGGCCGTCAGCGGAGGGAGCGGTCTTTCTCGGATTCCACGGACGAGATGTGA